A stretch of DNA from Trueperaceae bacterium:
GTGGGCTTCGACAGCAGCGTCTTCCGCTCCCCCTAAGGCATCACTCTACGCTCGCCGGGGGGGGGGCGGCGGCCGCGCTAGTGGCCTCCTCGCCCCCGAGGCAGCCTGCGCGCGCCCGGCAACCCGGCGCTCGCGAGGCGCAGGACCGCTAGGCCGGCAGCTCCACACCGCCGATGAACACGGCCTTCTGCTCCAGGTACTCCTGGATGCCCTCCGAGCCCGTCTCGCGCCCGATGCCGCTCCCCTTGACCCCGCCGAAGGGCGCCTCGGGGCTGACGGGCATCCAGTCGTTCACGCCGACCATGCCGAACTCGAGCCGCTCGGCCATGGCGATGGCCGTGTTGAGGTCGGCGGTGAAGACGTAGGCGGCCAGCCCGTACTCCGTGGCGTTCGCCAACGCGAGGACCTCCGGGGCGCTCCTGAACGTCGTGATGGGGAGCACGGGCCCGAAGATCTCCTCCTCGTACAGGCGGCTGCCCGGCGCCACGCCGGTGACGACCGTGGGCGCGTAGAAGTAGCCCGGACGCCCCAACCGCGCCCCGCCGAGCGCCACGTTCGCGCCGGAGGCCGCGGCCGCGGCGACGAGCTCCTCCACCCTGCCGAGCTGCCTGGCGTTGATGAGCGGCCCGACCTGCACGCCGTCCTCGAGCCCGTGCCCGACCTTGAGCGCGCGCATGGCGTCGACTACGCGCGCCGTGAACTCGTCCGCCACGCTCTCGTGCACGAAGTAGCGCTGGGGCGCGATGCAGACCTGCCCCGCGTTCCGGGCCTTGAAGCGCGCGGCGAGGGCCGCCAGGCGGCCGAGGTCGGCCACGTCGGGGAACACGATGACGGGGGCGTTGCCGCCCAGCTCGAGGGCGAGGCGCGTCAGGGTGCGCGAGGCCCCGTCCATCAGGAGCCTGCCGACGCGCGGGCTGCCCGTGAACGCGATCTTGCGCACGCGCGGGTCGTCGAGGAACGCCTGGCCCATCGCCTCCGGGTCGCCGTTGACCACGTTCACAACGCCGTCAGGCGCCCCACCCGCCTGCAACGCCTGGGCGAGGAGCATGGCCGAGCGCGGCGTGAACTCGGACGGCCGCCCGACCACCGTGTTGCCCGCAGCCAGCGCCGCCGCCCAGGTCCGCACGATGTTGTAGACGGGGAAGTTCCAGGCGGTGATGGTCGCGACGACGCCGAGGGGTTGCGGGAGGACGCTGATGCGCCGGCCGGCCACCCTGGCCGGCACGGTGCGGCCGTAGGCCCGGATGCCCTCGCCGGCGAACCACGTGAGGTAGCCGGTCGCCGACAGCCACTCGCCGCGCGCGTCGCCGATGGGCTTGCCCGACTCCTCGGTCGTGATGAGCGCGAGGTCGTCAACGTTCGCCCTGACCCAGGCGGCGGCGCGCTCGAGGACCTCCGCGCGCTCGTACGCCGTCTTCGCGGCCCAGTCAGGGTACGCGGCAGCGGCAGCGGCGATGGCGGCGTTCGCGTCGGTCGCGTCTCCGAAGGGCACGCGCTGCACGACGCGCTCACTGCCCGGGTCGATGAGGTCCCACAACCCACCGGAAGCGGCGTCGACCCACTCACCCCCGATGAGCTGCTTGAGCGGGAAACGGTCGGTTGTCACTGCGTTCGGCACTCTCCCCTCCTGGCGCGGCGCTATGCGCGGCCGCGGCCCTTCGCGGCCGTCACGGGCCTCGACGGCTCACCGGCGCGTGCGCGCGCCGGGGCTACGGCTAGGCGACCGGCTCCGCCGCGGGCGCGTGGAGCGCCGCCGCCGCGGCGACGGCCTCCTTCAGGACTGCGAGGCCCTCGTCCACCTCAGCGTCCGTCATGTTGAGCGGCGGCAGCAGGCGGATGCAGTTCGAGTAGAGCCCCGCCCGGATGACGATGAGGCCGCGCTTCAGCGCCTGCTTCGTGACGTCGAGCACGAGCTCAGGGAACGGCTCCTTGGTGGCGCGGTCCCTCACGAACTCCATGGCGAGCATCGGGCCGAGGCCGCGCACCTCGCCTACCGCCGGCTGCTCGGCGGCGATCCGCTCGAGGCCGGCGCGCAGCCGCTCGCCCACCTGGACGGCGCGCGCGAGGAACGCCTCGCTGCCGAGCATGGCGAGGGCCTCCAAGGCCGCCACGCAGGCGAGCGGGTTGCCCGAGTACGTGCCGCCGAGGCCGCCCGGGTGCGGGGCGTCCATCATCTCCGCGCGGCCGACGACGGCGGAGAGCGGCATGCCCGCCGCTAGCGACTTGGCCGTCGTGACGAGGTCGGGCACGACGCCGGAGTGCTCGACGGCCCAGAGCTTGCCCGTGCGGGCCAGGCCGGACTGCACCTCGTCGGCGACGAGCACGACGCCGTGGCGGTCGGCGATCTCGCGCAGCCTGCGCAGGAAGCGCGCCGGGACGGGCAGGAAGCCGGCCTCGCCCTGCACGGGCTCGATGACGAAGGCGGCGATGGCGCCCGGGTCCACCTGCGCAACCATCGCCTTGTCGAGGGCCGCGATGGCCATGTCGAGGAACGCGTCCTCGCTCATGCCGGCGGGCCGGCGGTAGAGGTCCGGGAACGGCAGGCGGTAGATCTCGGGCGCGAACGGCCCGAAACCTTTCTTGAAGAGGGCGTACTTGCTCGTCATGCCGAGCGTGAGGTTCGTGCGCCCGTGGTAGGCGCCCTCGAACACGACGACGGCCTGCCGGCCCGTGTAGGCGCGCGCCACGTTGACGGCCGTCTCCAGCGCCTCCGCGCCGCTGTTCATGAGCACGGCCTTCTTCGGGAAGTCGCCGGGGGCCAGCTCGCAGAGGGTCTCGAGGACGCGCACGTACGGCTCGTAGGTGCCGACGATGGCGCAGAGGTGGATGAGCCGCTCGGCCTGGTCCTGCAGAGCGCTCACGACGCCCTCGGGCGTGTGACCGACGGCGAGGACGCCGATGCCGCCGGCGAAGTCGAGGAGCCGGTTGCCGTCGGCGTCGACCACGTACGGGCCGTGGCCGCCGACCACGGCGAGGTCGGTCAGGCGCGAGGCGCCGCGCGCGCCGGCGGCGTCACGGCGGGCCGCGATGGCGAGGCTCCTCGGGCCGGGAACGGGAGTGACGAGCTTGATACCGCTCATCAGCGCTCCCCCCTGCCTCCCGAGGAGACCGCCCCGGCGACGGCACTCGCTCCGCGCTGCTCGGCCGCGGCCGGTGCGGCGTTGGCCGCGAGCGCCCGGCGGAACACGGCGAGCGCCGCGTCTATCTCCGCCTCGCCGACGACGAGGGGCGGGATCCAGCGCACGACCTGGTCGTTCACGCCGCACGTGAGGAGCAGGAGGTTCTCCGCGAGGCACACCTGCTGGACGCGCTTCGCGACTCCGGCCTCGCCGGCGAACTCGACGCCGATCATCAGGCCGAGCCCGCGCACGTCACCGATGACGGGGTACTGCCGCTGCAGCTCGCGCAGACCGGCGATGAGCCGCTCGCCCATGCGGGCGGCGTTGCCTGGCAGGTCCTCGGCTATGAGGGCGTCGATCGTGGCGCGCGCCGCGGCCAGCGGCACTGTGCTGCCTCCCCCGTACGTGCCGCCGTGGGTGCCCTTCTCCCACTTGGCGGTCAGCTCCGGGCGAGCCGCGATGCCGGAGATGGGGAGGCCGCTCCCGAGGCCCTTGGCCAGGATCACGACGTCCGGCAGCACTCCGTGGTGCTCGTAGGCGAAGAACTTGCCCGTGCGCCCGAAGCCCGTCTGCACCTCGTCGAACACGAGCACGATGCCGTGCTCGTCGGCCAGCCGCCGCAACCCTTCGAGGAAGCGCTTGGGGGCCGGCACGTAGCCGCCCTCGCCGAGCACGGGCTCGATGATGAACGCGGCCGTCTCGTCCGGCGCCGTCTGGCTCTTGAGAGTGAGCTCGAGCTCGCGCAGGCAGAAGTCGACGGTCGTGTCGTCGTCCCAGCCGTAACGGTAGGCGTACGGGAAGGGCGCGACCACGACGCCGGCCGGCAGGGGCTGGTAGCGGTGGCGGTAGACGGTCTTGGAGGTCGTGAGGGCCATGGCCTGCCCGGTGCGTCCGTGGAAGCTCCCCTGGAACACGACGACGTTGGGCCTGAGCGTGGCGTGGCGTGCGAGCTTGACGGCGGCCTCGACGGCCTCCGCCCCGCTGTTGCTGAAGAAGAACGAGCCGAGCTCGGGGTGGACCACCGTGGCGAGCGCGTCCGCGAGGCGCCCCAACGCGGGGCTGAGGACGATGTTTACCTGGGCGAAGAGGAGCTCGGCGGCCTGCTGCTGGATGGCCTCCACCACGCGCGGGTGGGCGTGGCCGGTGTTGGCGACGCCGATGCCGGAGGTGAAGTCGAGGTAGGCCGTGCCCGCCTCATCGAAGAGGTACGCCCCCTCGCCACGCACTGGGCGCAGCTGCGTGAGGCGCGACCAGACGGGCGCTAGGTGCGACCCCGTCGGGCTGGCGTTGGCGGGTTCTGGTGCCATGTCGACTCCTTTGCGACGTGCGGCCTGCCGGTACAGCTCGCTTGGCTAGGTCTATTGCTCTCGATGATACGGCGGCGCTCGCGAGGCGCGTGAGCCGGATCAGACGGGGCGCGCGACCCCCGCGGCGACCCCGGCGGCCGCCTCCCTGGCGGCGAGGACCTCGGCTGCGGCGCGCTCACCGCTAAGGAGTGCGCCGTGGACCGTGGCGGCGCGCGCTTCGGGCGCCGTCGCCTCGCCGGCCCAGAAGAGGGGCGGCGTCGGGGCCGCGAGGAGCTCGCGGGCGCCGTGATGGCCGGGCCTGACGTGCGAGTACCCGCCGCGCGCGAACGGGTCGGAGGACCAGTCGACGACGAAAGCGTCCTGCGCGCGCAGGCCCGGCCTGCCCAGCTCGCGCCGCAGGGCCTCGAGGCCGCGCTCGAGGGCGTCGTCCTCGCCGAGCCGCATGAGCTCCACGGCGCCGTCGCCCGTCACGAACGCCGTCCAGACGACCGCCTCCGTGGTCGGGTGGCCGGCGGACGGCGACCACCACATGGGCGGGTTGCCCGCGGCGTACACGGCCGTTATCTCTTCGGGGGTGACCGGCTCGGCGAAGCGGTAGACGAGCTTGACGACCGGGCCCATGCCGAGGCCGGCGAGCGCCCGCTCCTTGGACTCGGGGAGCGGCGGGTCGAACTCGACGCTCCCGGCCTGCAGCACGCCGACCGGGAGCGTGACGATGGCCATGCGCGAGCGGTAGACGTGCCCCTCGTTGTCGTGGACGACGACCCGGCCAGGGCCCCACTCGATAAGCGTGACCACGGTGCCCGTGTAGAACTCGGGCCCGAGCGCCATGGCCTCGACGACAGCCCCGTAACCCTCGAGGATGCGGTGGTCCTCCGTGCCGTCCAGGCCGAGCGCGGCGAGCCCTTCGAGGGTGGCGGTGGCGTCGAGGAGGCGCAGGCTCTCGCCCGCGGCGTTGGCGTAGGCGCGCCTGACGTAGTCGAGCCGCACGTCGTCGAAGCCGAGGCGGCGCAAGTAGGCGTCGAACGACTCGTGCCTGCGGGGCGGCAAGGGCGGCAGGCGCCACGAACGCGTGATCTCGAGGGCAGGGTCCTCGGCGCGCGCCTGGCGCATGGTGAGGCGCCGGCCGTCCGCGAGCCGCACCCAGGAGTCGTCCAGCTTCTCCCAGCGGACCGTCTCGAGGCCAAGGCGCTCGACGAGGCGCCACGTGGCCGCGCGCTCCCCGTGGATGAACTCGGCGCCCAGCTCGAGGGGGAAGCCCGCGAAGCGCCGGTCAGTGTGCATGCGTCCGCCGAGGCGCTCGCGTCCTTCGAGGACCTTGACCTCGAGGTCGGAGCCCCGCTCGAGCAGGGTCCGGGCGGCGGCGAGGCCGGCGGCGCCGGCGCCGATGACGAGTACGTCGTAAACGTCGACGTCGTGCTCGCTCGGGAGGTCGTTGTGGGGCGCCTTGCGCCCGCTATGACTCATGGTCGGTCCCTACGTCAGCTGGCTGGTTCCTGGAGTGCCCGCGGTTCGCGGCGGACCGACGCGCGCAGCTTGGCAACGCCCGGGCCTCCCGCCGGCCTCGGCGTGCGCTTGGGCTCGTGCACGAGGAGGACGGCCGTGTTGCCCGCGCGCCACTCGGGGTAGTAGCCCTCGATGATGGCGCGGCCCTCGAGCCCCTGGTGGAGCTGCATCGTCACCGTGGGGTCCTCGAGATCGCCCGCGAGCACGCGCTGGCCGTACTCCTTGGGTGTGAACGTCTCGCGGTAGCGGTCGTAGCCCATGAGCATGCCGCCCGCGTACCAGCCGCTCAGGCCGAGCCGCTCGACGAGGGCGAGCCTGGCCTTGTAGATGGCGGTGGCGACGCCCCTGCGCTGGTAGTCGGGGTGGACGGCGATCTCGACTCCGTACAGCCACTCCCCTTCGGGGTCGTGGTTGCGAAGGCCGAAGGAACCGATGACGTCGTACCAGGGGAGCGCCGGCTCGTCGGGCGTGCGAGCCGTGCGCATGGTGGTCGCCATGCCGATTACCTTCTCCGTGCCGTCCTCGTAGGTGGTCGCCACGAACTGCCCTTCCGGGAACCGTTCGAGCTGCTCGGCGACCGCCTCGGGGTTGATGCAGTGGACGTAGCGGTCCGTTGGGTAGCCGTTGGCAAGCCTGACGACATCGTAGACGCCAAGGCCATGCCGTAACTGCGTACTGGCTACGGTGAACTCTAGTACTTCTTTGCCTCTCATAACGTCGCTTCAACAACGCCTGTTGAGGTATGTGAGCCCGTAAAAGGGGGAAACTGAAACGGTTAGGGAAGGGTTATTACGGTCCCTGACCGGAAGAGCTTCTCCACAACCTTTACGCGAGAGCGTTCGCCTCCCGAGACCATCTCCTGATGGCTCATTCGGTCTCACTCACACTTTAGGGTTGTCTTGAAGTATCTCACGCTCCTTCTTGCCCGTTTGACGGGAGTGTAGCACGCGCTCCAGGACCCCCAGCGTGACGCGACTCACAGATGCCGTGCAGCACGCGACTTCGCCGGGCTTGACAAAGGCGCGGTTCGAGCGTATAGGGACCGGCGACCACCCATAGGGCATCTGCGGTTGGTACTCTGGCGGCATGCAGGTCTCCCGCGAGGACGCGAAGCTCGTGACAGCCGGACTCAGGACGCCGCCGACGGGCCTCGACCTCGCCCTCGAGATCCTGGCGGCCCTCACCGTGGCGGTGGCGATCGCGTTCCTCGCCGTGGCGTGGTCGGGTCTGCCGGAGCGCGTGCCTACCCACTTCGACGCGTCGGGCGCGCCCGACGCCTTCGGGTCGCGCTGGTCCCTCTGGGGGCTGGCGGGGGTCATGGTGGCGCTGTACGCCGTTCTCTACGCCATGAAGTTCGCGCCGCCGCGGCTCTGGAACCTGCCGTTCACGGTCACGTCCGCCAACGCGCAGGCCGTCGGTAGCCTGCTCGCACGCTTCAGCCGGGTCATGAACCTCGCCTGCACCGCCCTCTTCGGCGCGTTGCTCGTCGGCAGCGTACGGGTCGCGCTCGGGCAGGCAGGTGGGCTGCCCGTCTGGACCACCCTGGTCGGCGTCCTCCTGCTGTTCGGCGCGCTGGCCTGGGTCCTCATCACGCTGTCGCGGCTGGGCCGGGGCGGGGCGGCGAGCAAGCCGGCCGCGCGGCATCACGGGTCGCGGTAACCGATCACGGCCAGGGTGCAGGGCTCGCCCTCCTGCTCGACCTCGTCAGCGAACTCCGCGAGCAGCGCCGTGAGCCTGTTCATGAGCTTGGCGTACCTGCGCGGGGACAGGCGGATGCGGAGCGTCTGCAACGCGGGCTGATAGGCCGTCACTACCAGTCGGTCCCCACCATGGAAAAGGTATAGCAGAGACCTAGGAAAAGGTACAGTAGAAACCCAGGAAAAGGTATAGTAGCTCATGTCGGCCTACCTTCCCCGCCTACAGGACGCCGTTCTCCTGGATCTCCTTCAAGGGCTGCCCGCAGTGGCGATCGACGGCGCCAAGGGGGTCGGGAAGACCTCCACGGCCGAACGGGTAGCCGGCACGGTGCTCCAAGTCGATAGGCCCGAGGTAGCAGAGTCGCTGAGGAACGACCCGGGGTTGATCCGCCGCCTTAAACCTCCGGTCCTGCTCGACGAGTGGCAGTACGTCCCGCAACTGTGGAACAGCGTCAGGCGTTCGGTGGACGAAGACTACCGTCCCGGCCAGTTCCTGCTTGCCGGCAGCGCCTCGCCGCGGGACGAGGATCGGCTGCACTCAGGGGCGGGCCGCATCGTACGCCTGCGCATGCGGCCGCTATCCATCGAGGAACGCGGGCTGGACGAACCTTCCGTGCGCTTGGCGGACCTGCTTACCGGAACGGCATCCGAGGCTTCGAGAAACACGGACGTAGGGTTCGGCCGCTACCTCCACGAGATCACCGCCTCGGGCTTCCCGGCCATACGGCAGCTACCGGACCGGTATCGCGACGCCCAACTCGACAGCTACGTCGCGAACGTAGTCGAGCACGACTTCCCCGAGCAAGGGTTGAGAGTGCGCCGGCCACAGACGCTGTTCGCCTGGTTGAAGGCCTACGCGGCCGCGACGGCCGGCACCGCCTCTTACACGACCATCCTCGACGCGGCAACGTCGGGGGGGAGCGACAAACCGACCAAGGTGACGACGGGGGCGTGGCGAGACATGCTCAGCAGGCTCTGGCTCCTCGATCCCGTGGAGGCCTGGCTGCCCGGCGACAACGCGTTCGGCCGCCTCTCGGCCGCCCCGAAACACTTCCTGGCGGACCCGGCGCTGGCCGCCCGCCTGCTGAACATAACGAGCGCGCGACTCGAGACCGGGGCCGTCGACCACGTCATCGGTCCCCAGGGCGGCACCGTGGCCGGACGGCTGTTCGAAGCCTTGGTGGCACAGAGCCTCCAGGTCTACGCCTCCGTGAACGAGGCGCGCCTCTACCACTTCCGCAGCGAGGCCGGGCACCGCGAGATCGACTTCATCGTGGAGCGCGGCAACATCGTGGTAGCGGTCGAGGTCAAACTCTCACCGTCGGTGAGCGACGACGATGTTCGCCATCTCCACTGGCTGGGCGAGAGAGTAGGGCCCGCCTTGGCGGCCAAGGTCGTGGTCAACACCGGCCCGACGTCCTACCGTCGGCGTGACGGCGTATGGGTCGTGCCGGCGGCCCTGCTCGGCGCCTGACCCGCTCTCGAAGCCAGACCCCTGCGGTATGCTCACGCTCGATGCTCGCAGCGGAATACGGACGAGCGCGACGCGCCGAGCGCCGCCCAGGCGGCGGACTAGCGTGACGCGCGGCAAGGTCAGGGGCGACCGGGCCCGCGCCGTAGGCATGGCGCTGCCCGCCACGTTCTGGCTCGTGGTCTTCTTCCTGCTGCCGCTCGTGTTCGTCGCCTTCTCCTCGTTCATGTCGCGCGGGCCGGGCGGGCAGCCCGTGTCGCCGGCCACCCTCGCCCAGTACGAGCGCACGTTCACGGTGTTCGGGCCCGTGCTGTGGCGCTCCGTCGGCGTCGCGCTCTTCGCCACCGTCATCAGCCTCGTGCTCGGCTACCCGCTCGCGTTCTTCATCAGCCGGCGGCGCTCGCCCGCCACGCGCATGTTCCTGCTCTTCCTCGTCATGCTGCCGTTCTGGACGAACTTCCTCGTGCGCACCTACGCGCTCATCACGATCATGCAGCGCGACGGCCTCCTCAACGGCCTCTTCCAGAGCCTCGGCGTCATCAGCGCGCCCCTGCAGATGCTCTTCACGCCGGCGGCCGTCATGGTCGGCCTCGTGTACGGCTACCTGCCGTTCATGATCCTGCCCATCTACGCGTCCGTCGAGGCGCTCGACCGGCGCTACGTCGAGGCGGCCAACGACCTGGGCGCCAACGACTGGACGGCGTTCTGGCGCATCATCTTCCCCCTCACCCTGCCCGGCGTCATCGCCGGCTCCATCCTCGTGTTCATCCCGGCCATCGGCGCGTACGTTACGCCCGACCTCATGGGCGGCACCCGCGGCCTCATGATCGGCAACCTCATCCAGGGGCAGTTCGGCGGGCGCGGTAACGTGCCGCTCGGCAGCGCCATCTCGATGGTGCTCCTCGCCATGGTGTTCATCAGCGTCCTCGTCTACACGCGCTGGGGGCAGCGGGAGGAATGACGATCCAGCCGCAGTCGAGCCCGGACCCGAAGGCGGTCGCCCGCAAGGTGCGGCGCGACCTGGCCGTGCGCCGCACGGGCCGCTTCGGCATGTGGCTGAGCCCGTTCGTCGTCTACCTGTTCCTCTGGGTGCCGATCGTCGTGCTCGTGGTGTTCTCCTTCAACGACGGCAACTCCGTGAGCGTCTGGCGCGGCTTCACGACCCGCTGGTACGAGAACATCTTCCACGGCACCATCTCGGCCGGCACTGAGGCGGCGCGCTTCCAGACGGAGCTCCTCCTCAAGGCCCTGCGCAACTCGCTCCTCGTGGCGACCGTGGCGACGCTCATCAGCAGCGCCTTGGGCACGATGCTCTCCCTCGCGCTGGCGCGCGGGCGGTTCTGGGGCCGCAAGACGCTCGACACGCTCTTCTACCTGCCCGTGGTCATCCCGGACATAACGCAAGGCATCGCGCTGGCCGTCTTCTTCAACATCGTCTTCGAGACCGTGCAGCGGCTGTTCGGCGTGCGCCTCGTGTCGGGCTTCGGGACCATCGTGATCGCGCATGTGGCCTTCAACGTCAGCTACGTCGCCATCGTGGTGCGCGCGCGGCTGGCGGGCATGGACCCGCGCCTGGAGGAGGCGGGCCGCGACCTCGGGGCCAACCACTGGCAGACGTTCTGGCGCATCACCTTCCCCAACCTGCTGCCGGGCGTCATGGCCGGCGCGCTCCTCG
This window harbors:
- a CDS encoding NAD-dependent succinate-semialdehyde dehydrogenase, with amino-acid sequence MTTDRFPLKQLIGGEWVDAASGGLWDLIDPGSERVVQRVPFGDATDANAAIAAAAAAYPDWAAKTAYERAEVLERAAAWVRANVDDLALITTEESGKPIGDARGEWLSATGYLTWFAGEGIRAYGRTVPARVAGRRISVLPQPLGVVATITAWNFPVYNIVRTWAAALAAGNTVVGRPSEFTPRSAMLLAQALQAGGAPDGVVNVVNGDPEAMGQAFLDDPRVRKIAFTGSPRVGRLLMDGASRTLTRLALELGGNAPVIVFPDVADLGRLAALAARFKARNAGQVCIAPQRYFVHESVADEFTARVVDAMRALKVGHGLEDGVQVGPLINARQLGRVEELVAAAAASGANVALGGARLGRPGYFYAPTVVTGVAPGSRLYEEEIFGPVLPITTFRSAPEVLALANATEYGLAAYVFTADLNTAIAMAERLEFGMVGVNDWMPVSPEAPFGGVKGSGIGRETGSEGIQEYLEQKAVFIGGVELPA
- a CDS encoding aspartate aminotransferase family protein, producing the protein MSGIKLVTPVPGPRSLAIAARRDAAGARGASRLTDLAVVGGHGPYVVDADGNRLLDFAGGIGVLAVGHTPEGVVSALQDQAERLIHLCAIVGTYEPYVRVLETLCELAPGDFPKKAVLMNSGAEALETAVNVARAYTGRQAVVVFEGAYHGRTNLTLGMTSKYALFKKGFGPFAPEIYRLPFPDLYRRPAGMSEDAFLDMAIAALDKAMVAQVDPGAIAAFVIEPVQGEAGFLPVPARFLRRLREIADRHGVVLVADEVQSGLARTGKLWAVEHSGVVPDLVTTAKSLAAGMPLSAVVGRAEMMDAPHPGGLGGTYSGNPLACVAALEALAMLGSEAFLARAVQVGERLRAGLERIAAEQPAVGEVRGLGPMLAMEFVRDRATKEPFPELVLDVTKQALKRGLIVIRAGLYSNCIRLLPPLNMTDAEVDEGLAVLKEAVAAAAALHAPAAEPVA
- a CDS encoding aminotransferase class III-fold pyridoxal phosphate-dependent enzyme; translation: MAPEPANASPTGSHLAPVWSRLTQLRPVRGEGAYLFDEAGTAYLDFTSGIGVANTGHAHPRVVEAIQQQAAELLFAQVNIVLSPALGRLADALATVVHPELGSFFFSNSGAEAVEAAVKLARHATLRPNVVVFQGSFHGRTGQAMALTTSKTVYRHRYQPLPAGVVVAPFPYAYRYGWDDDTTVDFCLRELELTLKSQTAPDETAAFIIEPVLGEGGYVPAPKRFLEGLRRLADEHGIVLVFDEVQTGFGRTGKFFAYEHHGVLPDVVILAKGLGSGLPISGIAARPELTAKWEKGTHGGTYGGGSTVPLAAARATIDALIAEDLPGNAARMGERLIAGLRELQRQYPVIGDVRGLGLMIGVEFAGEAGVAKRVQQVCLAENLLLLTCGVNDQVVRWIPPLVVGEAEIDAALAVFRRALAANAAPAAAEQRGASAVAGAVSSGGRGER
- a CDS encoding FAD-dependent oxidoreductase — its product is MSHSGRKAPHNDLPSEHDVDVYDVLVIGAGAAGLAAARTLLERGSDLEVKVLEGRERLGGRMHTDRRFAGFPLELGAEFIHGERAATWRLVERLGLETVRWEKLDDSWVRLADGRRLTMRQARAEDPALEITRSWRLPPLPPRRHESFDAYLRRLGFDDVRLDYVRRAYANAAGESLRLLDATATLEGLAALGLDGTEDHRILEGYGAVVEAMALGPEFYTGTVVTLIEWGPGRVVVHDNEGHVYRSRMAIVTLPVGVLQAGSVEFDPPLPESKERALAGLGMGPVVKLVYRFAEPVTPEEITAVYAAGNPPMWWSPSAGHPTTEAVVWTAFVTGDGAVELMRLGEDDALERGLEALRRELGRPGLRAQDAFVVDWSSDPFARGGYSHVRPGHHGARELLAAPTPPLFWAGEATAPEARAATVHGALLSGERAAAEVLAAREAAAGVAAGVARPV
- a CDS encoding GNAT family N-acetyltransferase — encoded protein: MRGKEVLEFTVASTQLRHGLGVYDVVRLANGYPTDRYVHCINPEAVAEQLERFPEGQFVATTYEDGTEKVIGMATTMRTARTPDEPALPWYDVIGSFGLRNHDPEGEWLYGVEIAVHPDYQRRGVATAIYKARLALVERLGLSGWYAGGMLMGYDRYRETFTPKEYGQRVLAGDLEDPTVTMQLHQGLEGRAIIEGYYPEWRAGNTAVLLVHEPKRTPRPAGGPGVAKLRASVRREPRALQEPAS
- a CDS encoding DUF1648 domain-containing protein codes for the protein MQVSREDAKLVTAGLRTPPTGLDLALEILAALTVAVAIAFLAVAWSGLPERVPTHFDASGAPDAFGSRWSLWGLAGVMVALYAVLYAMKFAPPRLWNLPFTVTSANAQAVGSLLARFSRVMNLACTALFGALLVGSVRVALGQAGGLPVWTTLVGVLLLFGALAWVLITLSRLGRGGAASKPAARHHGSR
- a CDS encoding DUF4143 domain-containing protein; protein product: MSAYLPRLQDAVLLDLLQGLPAVAIDGAKGVGKTSTAERVAGTVLQVDRPEVAESLRNDPGLIRRLKPPVLLDEWQYVPQLWNSVRRSVDEDYRPGQFLLAGSASPRDEDRLHSGAGRIVRLRMRPLSIEERGLDEPSVRLADLLTGTASEASRNTDVGFGRYLHEITASGFPAIRQLPDRYRDAQLDSYVANVVEHDFPEQGLRVRRPQTLFAWLKAYAAATAGTASYTTILDAATSGGSDKPTKVTTGAWRDMLSRLWLLDPVEAWLPGDNAFGRLSAAPKHFLADPALAARLLNITSARLETGAVDHVIGPQGGTVAGRLFEALVAQSLQVYASVNEARLYHFRSEAGHREIDFIVERGNIVVAVEVKLSPSVSDDDVRHLHWLGERVGPALAAKVVVNTGPTSYRRRDGVWVVPAALLGA
- a CDS encoding ABC transporter permease, giving the protein MTRGKVRGDRARAVGMALPATFWLVVFFLLPLVFVAFSSFMSRGPGGQPVSPATLAQYERTFTVFGPVLWRSVGVALFATVISLVLGYPLAFFISRRRSPATRMFLLFLVMLPFWTNFLVRTYALITIMQRDGLLNGLFQSLGVISAPLQMLFTPAAVMVGLVYGYLPFMILPIYASVEALDRRYVEAANDLGANDWTAFWRIIFPLTLPGVIAGSILVFIPAIGAYVTPDLMGGTRGLMIGNLIQGQFGGRGNVPLGSAISMVLLAMVFISVLVYTRWGQREE
- a CDS encoding ABC transporter permease; this translates as MTIQPQSSPDPKAVARKVRRDLAVRRTGRFGMWLSPFVVYLFLWVPIVVLVVFSFNDGNSVSVWRGFTTRWYENIFHGTISAGTEAARFQTELLLKALRNSLLVATVATLISSALGTMLSLALARGRFWGRKTLDTLFYLPVVIPDITQGIALAVFFNIVFETVQRLFGVRLVSGFGTIVIAHVAFNVSYVAIVVRARLAGMDPRLEEAGRDLGANHWQTFWRITFPNLLPGVMAGALLAFTLSLDDFVITFFNSGVGTTTLPLFVYGMLKQRVPPEINAISTLMILASIILVGGSLLLQQRGNRDKG